In the genome of Streptomyces pactum, one region contains:
- a CDS encoding cation:dicarboxylate symporter family transporter, with translation MATQTPAPRSPGHPRRDRTHYLYLAVIGAVLLGIAVGFAAPGTAVELKPIGTGFVNLIKMMISPIIFCTIVLGVGSVRKAAKVGAVGGLALGYFLLMSTVALAIGLLVGNLLEPGSGLELTTEAAKAGQGQAEGASESTEEFLLGIIPTTLVSAFTEGEVLQTLLVALFAGFALQAMGAAGEPVLRGIGHIQRLVFRILSMIMWAAPVGAFGAIAAVIGQTGTDALRSLAVIMIGFYVTCFLFVFLVLGAVLRLVAGVNVLALLKYLGREFLLIVSTSSSESALPRLIAKMEHAGVSKPVVGITVPTGYSFNLDGTAIYLTMASLFIAEAMGDPLSLGQQISLLLFMIIASKGAAGVTGAGMATLAGGLQSHRPELVDGVGLIVGIDRFMSEARALTNFAGNAVATVLVGTWTKEIDRERMREVLAGRLPFDETTLLDDGHGAPAPENPAGQEGRSGTPAATAEGTARGGAASQEKTAAV, from the coding sequence GTGGCCACGCAGACCCCAGCCCCGAGATCTCCGGGACACCCCCGGAGGGACCGGACCCACTATCTGTACCTCGCCGTGATCGGCGCGGTCCTGCTGGGCATCGCGGTGGGATTCGCCGCGCCCGGCACGGCCGTCGAACTGAAGCCGATCGGCACCGGGTTCGTCAACCTGATCAAGATGATGATCTCGCCGATCATCTTCTGCACGATCGTCCTCGGCGTCGGCTCGGTCCGCAAGGCCGCCAAGGTCGGCGCGGTCGGCGGGCTCGCGCTCGGCTACTTCCTCCTCATGTCCACCGTCGCGCTCGCCATCGGCCTGCTGGTGGGCAACCTGCTGGAACCGGGCAGCGGCCTGGAACTGACCACCGAGGCGGCGAAGGCCGGCCAGGGGCAGGCCGAGGGGGCGAGCGAGTCCACCGAGGAGTTCCTGCTCGGCATCATCCCCACCACCCTGGTCTCCGCCTTCACCGAGGGCGAGGTGCTGCAGACCCTGCTGGTGGCGCTGTTCGCCGGCTTCGCCCTCCAGGCGATGGGCGCGGCCGGGGAGCCGGTGCTGCGCGGCATCGGCCACATCCAGCGCCTGGTCTTCCGCATCCTGTCGATGATCATGTGGGCGGCCCCGGTCGGCGCGTTCGGCGCCATCGCGGCGGTCATCGGGCAGACCGGCACCGACGCGCTGCGGTCCCTCGCCGTCATCATGATCGGCTTCTACGTCACCTGCTTCCTCTTCGTCTTCCTGGTGCTCGGCGCGGTGCTGCGGCTGGTCGCCGGCGTCAACGTCCTGGCGCTGCTGAAGTACCTGGGACGGGAGTTCCTGCTGATCGTGTCCACCTCGTCGTCGGAATCGGCGCTGCCGCGCCTGATCGCCAAGATGGAACACGCCGGCGTCAGCAAGCCGGTGGTCGGCATCACCGTCCCCACCGGCTACTCCTTCAACCTCGACGGCACCGCCATCTACCTGACGATGGCCTCCCTCTTCATCGCCGAGGCGATGGGCGACCCGCTCTCCCTCGGACAGCAGATCTCGCTGCTCCTGTTCATGATCATCGCGTCCAAGGGCGCGGCCGGGGTCACCGGCGCCGGCATGGCCACGCTCGCCGGCGGGCTCCAGTCCCACCGCCCCGAACTCGTGGACGGCGTCGGCCTGATCGTCGGCATCGACCGCTTCATGAGCGAGGCGCGCGCCCTGACCAACTTCGCGGGCAACGCGGTGGCCACCGTCCTGGTCGGCACCTGGACCAAGGAGATCGACCGGGAGCGGATGCGGGAGGTCCTCGCCGGGCGCCTGCCGTTCGACGAGACGACGCTGCTGGACGACGGTCACGGCGCCCCCGCTCCCGAGAACCCGGCAGGTCAGGAGGGCCGTTCCGGGACCCCCGCGGCGACTGCCGAGGGAACTGCGCGGGGCGGCGCGGCGTCCCAGGAGAAGACCGCCGCCGTCTGA
- a CDS encoding DUF3515 domain-containing protein — MRSRRRLLAAGLAVPLLLVALYLAFGDALRPDGDGGVRVAVPESDRTTARICAELIDAVPSTVAGAERRETRPGSRLTAAWGDPAIVLRCGVPRPDEMNRATATGAKIGEVDWMLESPGEDGRHRCTTALRTVYVEVSIPGSYQDVTPLEDLAEAIRKTVPAGISDA, encoded by the coding sequence ATGCGCTCCCGCCGCCGGCTGCTCGCCGCCGGCCTCGCCGTACCGCTGCTGCTCGTCGCGCTGTACCTGGCCTTCGGGGACGCGCTGCGCCCCGACGGGGACGGTGGGGTGCGGGTGGCCGTACCGGAGAGCGACCGGACCACCGCCCGGATCTGCGCCGAGCTCATCGACGCCGTCCCGTCGACCGTCGCCGGCGCCGAGCGGCGCGAGACCCGGCCCGGCTCGCGGCTGACGGCGGCCTGGGGCGACCCGGCGATCGTGCTGCGCTGCGGGGTGCCGCGGCCGGACGAGATGAACCGGGCCACCGCCACCGGTGCGAAGATCGGCGAGGTGGACTGGATGCTGGAGAGCCCGGGGGAGGACGGCCGGCACCGCTGCACCACCGCGCTGCGCACCGTCTACGTCGAGGTCTCCATCCCCGGCAGCTACCAGGACGTGACCCCGCTGGAGGACCTGGCCGAGGCGATCCGGAAGACCGTGCCCGCCGGTATCTCGGACGCGTGA
- the glgB gene encoding 1,4-alpha-glucan branching enzyme: MLDGCHHDPHALLGARPVPGGVAVRALRPFARSVVVTAKGLRAELYPEGDGFFAAVLPLREVPDYRLLVTYGEEELELCDPYRFLPALGDFDLHLIGEGRHEQLWQALGARPMTHQGVTGTRFTVWAPNARGVRLIGDFNYWDGTAFPMRSLGRSGVWELFVPGVGEGALYKYEIVCPDGRRTRHADPMARRTECPPANASVVYASHHRWQDGAWLAARAARRVHEAPMSVYEVHLPSWRPGLSYRQLAEQLPGYVRDLGFTHVEFMPVAEHPFGGSWGYQVTGFYAPTARLGTPDDFKYLVDALHRAGIGVIVDWVPAHFPRDDWALARFDGTALYEHADPRRAAHPDWGTLEFDYGRTEVRNFLVANAVYWCEEFHVDGLRVDAVASMLYLDYSREEGQWTPNARGGREDLDAVAFLQEMNATVYRRCPGVVTIAEESTAWNGVTRPTHLVGPDGFGGLGFGLKWNMGWMHDSLGYVAHEPVHRRYHHHEMTFSMVYAYSENYVLPISHDEVVHGKRALVSKMPGDWWQRRATHRAYLGFMWAHPGKQLLFMGQEFAQGAEWSHEHGPEWWLLDDSYHSAGDHRGVRNLVRDLNRCYTATPALWQRDTVPDGFAWVAGDAADDNVFAFLRFDAQGSPLLAVSNFSPVVRHGYRLGVPERIARWREVLNTDAGAYGGSGVANPEPLRAEPVPWHGRPASVRPVLPPLATVWFRPA; encoded by the coding sequence CGCGAGGTGCCCGACTACCGGCTGCTCGTCACCTACGGGGAGGAGGAGCTGGAGCTGTGCGACCCGTACCGCTTCCTGCCCGCCCTCGGCGACTTCGACCTGCACCTGATCGGCGAGGGCCGGCACGAGCAGCTGTGGCAGGCGCTCGGCGCGCGTCCGATGACCCACCAGGGCGTCACCGGCACCCGCTTCACCGTGTGGGCGCCCAACGCCCGCGGGGTCCGGCTCATCGGCGACTTCAACTACTGGGACGGCACCGCCTTCCCGATGCGGTCGCTGGGCCGCAGCGGGGTGTGGGAGCTGTTCGTGCCCGGGGTCGGCGAGGGGGCGCTGTACAAGTACGAGATCGTCTGCCCGGACGGCCGGCGGACCCGGCACGCGGACCCGATGGCCCGGCGCACCGAGTGCCCGCCGGCGAACGCCTCGGTGGTGTACGCCTCGCACCACCGCTGGCAGGACGGGGCGTGGCTGGCCGCCCGGGCCGCCCGCCGGGTCCACGAGGCGCCGATGTCGGTGTACGAGGTGCACCTGCCGTCCTGGCGCCCGGGCCTGTCCTACCGGCAGCTCGCCGAGCAGCTGCCCGGCTACGTACGGGACCTGGGCTTCACCCATGTGGAGTTCATGCCGGTCGCCGAGCACCCGTTCGGCGGCTCCTGGGGCTACCAGGTCACCGGTTTCTACGCCCCCACCGCCCGGCTGGGCACGCCCGACGACTTCAAGTACCTGGTGGACGCGCTGCACCGGGCGGGCATCGGGGTGATCGTGGACTGGGTGCCGGCGCACTTCCCGCGCGACGACTGGGCACTGGCCCGCTTCGACGGCACCGCGCTGTACGAGCACGCCGACCCGCGGCGCGCCGCGCACCCCGACTGGGGGACGCTGGAGTTCGACTACGGGCGGACCGAGGTGCGGAACTTCCTGGTGGCCAACGCGGTGTACTGGTGCGAGGAGTTCCACGTGGACGGGCTGCGGGTGGACGCGGTGGCCTCGATGCTCTACCTGGACTACTCCCGGGAGGAGGGCCAGTGGACGCCCAACGCCCGGGGCGGGCGGGAGGACCTGGACGCGGTCGCCTTCCTCCAGGAGATGAACGCCACCGTCTACCGGCGCTGCCCGGGGGTGGTGACCATCGCCGAGGAGTCCACCGCCTGGAACGGCGTGACCCGGCCCACCCACCTGGTGGGGCCGGACGGCTTCGGCGGTCTGGGCTTCGGGCTGAAGTGGAACATGGGCTGGATGCACGACTCGCTGGGTTACGTGGCGCACGAGCCGGTGCACCGCAGGTACCACCACCACGAGATGACCTTCTCCATGGTCTACGCGTACAGCGAGAACTACGTGCTGCCGATCAGCCATGACGAGGTGGTGCACGGCAAGCGGGCACTGGTGTCGAAGATGCCGGGCGACTGGTGGCAGCGGCGCGCCACGCACCGCGCCTACCTGGGCTTCATGTGGGCCCATCCGGGCAAGCAGCTGCTGTTCATGGGGCAGGAGTTCGCGCAGGGGGCGGAGTGGTCGCACGAGCACGGGCCGGAGTGGTGGCTGCTGGACGACTCCTACCACTCCGCCGGTGACCACCGGGGGGTGCGGAACCTGGTGCGCGACCTCAACCGGTGCTACACCGCCACGCCCGCGCTGTGGCAGCGGGACACCGTGCCGGACGGGTTCGCCTGGGTGGCCGGGGACGCCGCCGACGACAACGTGTTCGCCTTCCTCCGCTTCGACGCCCAGGGCTCCCCGCTGCTGGCGGTCAGCAACTTCTCGCCGGTGGTCCGCCACGGGTACCGGCTGGGGGTTCCGGAGCGGATCGCGCGGTGGCGGGAGGTGCTCAACACCGACGCCGGGGCCTACGGCGGGAGCGGGGTGGCCAACCCGGAGCCGCTGAGGGCGGAACCGGTCCCCTGGCACGGCCGGCCCGCCAGCGTCCGGCCGGTGCTGCCGCCCCTGGCCACCGTCTGGTTCCGCCCGGCCTGA